In Pseudomonas putida, a genomic segment contains:
- the hisA gene encoding 1-(5-phosphoribosyl)-5-[(5-phosphoribosylamino)methylideneamino]imidazole-4-carboxamide isomerase, with protein MLIIPAIDLKDGACVRLRQGRMEDSTVFSDDPVSMAAKWVEGGCRRLHLVDLNGAFEGQPVNGEVVTAIAKRYPNLPIQIGGGIRSLETIEHYVKAGVSYVIIGTKAVKQPEFVAEACKAFPGKVIVGLDAKDGFVATDGWAEVSSVQVIDLAKRFEADGVSAIVYTDIAKDGMMQGCNVPFTKALAEATSIPVIASGGIHNLGDIKALLDAKAPGIIGAITGRAIYEGTLDVAEAQAFCDNYQG; from the coding sequence TTATCCCCGCTATCGATCTGAAGGACGGTGCCTGCGTGCGCCTGCGCCAGGGCCGCATGGAAGACTCCACGGTGTTTTCCGACGACCCGGTGAGTATGGCCGCCAAGTGGGTCGAGGGTGGCTGCCGCCGCCTGCACCTGGTCGACCTCAACGGCGCCTTCGAAGGCCAGCCAGTCAACGGTGAGGTGGTCACCGCCATCGCCAAGCGCTACCCGAACCTGCCGATCCAGATCGGCGGTGGTATCCGCTCGTTGGAAACCATCGAACACTACGTCAAGGCTGGCGTCAGCTACGTGATCATCGGCACCAAGGCGGTCAAGCAACCGGAGTTCGTCGCCGAAGCGTGCAAGGCCTTCCCGGGCAAGGTCATCGTCGGCCTGGACGCCAAGGACGGCTTCGTCGCCACCGACGGCTGGGCCGAGGTCAGTTCGGTGCAAGTCATTGACCTGGCCAAGCGTTTCGAGGCCGATGGCGTCTCGGCGATCGTCTACACCGACATCGCCAAGGACGGCATGATGCAGGGTTGCAACGTGCCCTTCACCAAGGCGCTGGCCGAAGCCACGTCGATCCCGGTGATCGCCTCGGGCGGCATCCACAACCTGGGTGACATCAAGGCCCTGCTGGATGCCAAGGCCCCTGGCATCATCGGCGCCATCACCGGCCGTGCCATCTACGAAGGCACCCTCGACGTCGCCGAGGCCCAGGCCTTCTGCGACAACTACCAAGGCTGA
- the hisF gene encoding imidazole glycerol phosphate synthase subunit HisF → MALAKRIIPCLDVDNGRVVKGVKFENIRDAGDPVEIARRYNEQGADEITFLDITASVDGRDTTLHTVERMASQVFIPLTVGGGVRTVQDIRNLLNAGADKVSINTAAVFNPEFVGEAADRFGSQCIVVAIDAKKVSGPGEAPRWEIFTHGGRKPTGLDAVEWAKKMEGLGAGEILLTSMDQDGMKNGFDLGVTRAISDALGIPVIASGGVGNLQHLADGILEGHASAVLAASIFHFGEYTVPEAKAYMASRGIVVR, encoded by the coding sequence ATGGCACTGGCCAAGCGCATCATCCCTTGCCTGGACGTGGACAACGGCCGGGTGGTCAAGGGCGTCAAGTTCGAGAACATCCGTGACGCCGGTGACCCGGTGGAAATCGCCCGTCGCTACAACGAGCAGGGTGCCGACGAAATCACCTTCCTCGACATCACCGCCAGCGTCGATGGCCGCGACACCACCCTGCATACGGTCGAGCGCATGGCCAGCCAGGTGTTCATCCCGCTGACGGTGGGCGGTGGCGTGCGTACCGTGCAGGACATCCGCAACCTGCTCAATGCCGGTGCCGACAAGGTGTCGATCAACACCGCAGCGGTGTTCAACCCCGAGTTCGTCGGCGAGGCCGCGGACCGTTTCGGTTCGCAGTGCATCGTCGTGGCGATCGATGCCAAGAAGGTATCGGGCCCGGGTGAGGCGCCGCGCTGGGAGATCTTCACCCATGGCGGGCGCAAGCCGACCGGTCTGGATGCCGTGGAGTGGGCGAAGAAGATGGAAGGCCTGGGTGCGGGCGAGATCCTGCTGACCAGCATGGACCAGGACGGCATGAAGAATGGCTTCGACCTGGGCGTCACCCGCGCCATCAGCGACGCGCTGGGGATTCCGGTGATCGCTTCGGGTGGGGTGGGCAACCTGCAGCACCTGGCCGATGGCATCCTGGAAGGGCATGCCAGCGCGGTGCTGGCGGCCAGTATCTTCCACTTCGGCGAGTACACGGTGCCTGAGGCCAAGGCCTACATGGCTTCGCGCGGGATCGTCGTTCGCTGA
- the choV gene encoding choline ABC transporter ATP-binding protein has translation MSIIRFEDVDVIFSNKPREALALLDKGQTREQILKQTGLVVGVEKANLDINKGEICVLMGLSGSGKSSLLRCINGLNTVSRGKLFVEHEGKHIDIAHCTPAELKMMRTKRIAMVFQKFALMPWLTVRENISFGLEMQGRPEKERRKLVDEKLELVGLTQWRNKKPDELSGGMQQRVGLARALAMDADILLMDEPFSALDPLIRQGLQDELLELQRKLSKTIVFVSHDLDEALKLGSRIAIMKDGRIIQYSKPEEIVLNPADEYVRTFVAHTNPLNVLCGRSLMRSLDNCKRVNGSVCLDPGGDSWLDLGEGNSIKRARQGQNGLDMQNWAPGQAVEGLGRKPTLVHADIGMREALQIRYQTGNKLVLQEDDKVVGILGDTELYHALLGKNHG, from the coding sequence ATGAGCATCATTCGATTCGAAGACGTCGACGTCATCTTCTCCAACAAGCCGCGCGAGGCCCTGGCGCTGCTCGACAAGGGCCAGACCCGCGAGCAGATCCTCAAGCAGACCGGCCTGGTGGTCGGCGTCGAAAAGGCCAATTTGGATATCAACAAGGGCGAGATCTGCGTGCTGATGGGCCTGTCGGGCTCGGGCAAGTCGAGCCTGCTGCGCTGCATCAACGGCCTCAACACCGTGAGCCGCGGCAAGCTGTTCGTCGAGCACGAAGGCAAGCACATCGACATCGCCCACTGCACTCCAGCCGAGTTGAAGATGATGCGCACCAAGCGCATCGCCATGGTGTTCCAGAAATTTGCCCTGATGCCCTGGCTGACGGTGCGCGAGAACATCAGCTTTGGCCTGGAAATGCAGGGTCGCCCGGAGAAGGAACGGCGCAAGCTGGTCGACGAGAAGCTCGAGCTGGTCGGCCTGACCCAGTGGCGCAACAAGAAGCCGGACGAGCTCTCCGGCGGCATGCAGCAACGCGTGGGCCTGGCCCGGGCGCTGGCGATGGACGCCGACATCCTGCTGATGGACGAGCCGTTCTCGGCGCTCGATCCGCTGATTCGCCAGGGCCTGCAGGACGAGTTGCTGGAGCTGCAGCGCAAGCTGAGCAAGACCATCGTGTTCGTCAGCCACGACCTGGACGAAGCCCTGAAACTGGGCAGCCGCATCGCCATCATGAAGGACGGGCGGATCATCCAGTACAGCAAGCCCGAAGAAATCGTCCTCAACCCGGCCGATGAATACGTGCGCACCTTCGTTGCCCACACCAACCCGCTGAACGTGCTGTGCGGGCGCAGCCTGATGCGCAGCCTGGACAACTGCAAGCGGGTCAATGGCTCGGTGTGCCTGGATCCGGGTGGCGATTCGTGGCTGGACCTGGGTGAAGGCAATTCGATCAAGCGCGCACGCCAGGGGCAGAATGGCCTGGACATGCAGAACTGGGCGCCAGGGCAGGCGGTGGAGGGGCTGGGGCGCAAGCCGACGCTGGTGCATGCCGACATCGGCATGCGCGAGGCGCTGCAGATTCGTTACCAGACCGGCAACAAGCTGGTGCTGCAGGAGGATGACAAGGTGGTGGGGATTCTCGGGGATACCGAGCTTTATCACGCGTTGCTTGGCAAGAATCACGGGTGA
- the choW gene encoding choline ABC transporter permease subunit — MMLIDQKIPLGQYIASFVEWLTQNGADYFDAIAQGLEFMIHGVTSALTWFNPYVLVALFAALAHLIQRKWALTVFVALSFLLILNLGYWQETMETLAQVTFATVVCVAIGVPLGIVAAHKPMFYTAMRPVLDLMQTVPTFVYLIPTLTLFGLGVVPGLISTVVFAIAAPIRLTYLGICDVPQELLDAGKAFGCSRRQLLTRIELPHAMPSIAAGVTQCIMLSLSMVVIAALVGADGLGKPVVNALNTADISLGFEAGLAIVLLAIMLDRICKQPELPVRGEA, encoded by the coding sequence ATCATGCTCATCGATCAAAAAATACCCCTGGGCCAGTACATCGCGTCGTTCGTCGAATGGCTGACCCAGAACGGCGCCGATTATTTCGACGCCATTGCGCAAGGCCTGGAGTTCATGATCCATGGCGTCACCAGTGCCCTGACCTGGTTCAATCCCTACGTCCTCGTCGCCCTGTTCGCCGCCCTGGCGCACCTCATTCAGCGCAAGTGGGCGCTGACCGTGTTCGTCGCCCTGTCCTTCCTCCTGATCCTCAACCTGGGTTACTGGCAGGAAACCATGGAAACCCTGGCGCAAGTCACCTTCGCCACGGTGGTCTGCGTGGCCATCGGCGTGCCGCTGGGCATCGTCGCCGCGCACAAGCCGATGTTCTATACCGCCATGCGTCCGGTGCTCGACCTGATGCAGACGGTGCCGACCTTCGTCTACCTGATCCCGACCCTGACCCTGTTCGGCCTGGGCGTGGTACCCGGGCTGATCTCCACGGTGGTGTTCGCCATCGCCGCGCCCATCCGCCTCACTTACCTGGGCATCTGCGACGTGCCGCAGGAGCTGCTCGACGCCGGCAAGGCCTTCGGCTGCTCGCGGCGCCAGCTGCTGACCCGCATCGAACTGCCGCACGCGATGCCGAGCATCGCCGCTGGCGTCACCCAGTGCATCATGCTGTCGCTGTCGATGGTGGTGATCGCCGCCCTGGTAGGTGCCGACGGCCTGGGCAAACCTGTGGTCAACGCACTGAACACCGCCGATATCTCCCTGGGCTTCGAAGCAGGCCTGGCGATCGTACTGCTGGCAATCATGCTCGACCGTATCTGCAAGCAACCGGAGCTGCCGGTAAGGGGTGAAGCATGA
- a CDS encoding choline ABC transporter substrate-binding protein produces the protein MKGSPSLLLVALLSAPLLAQAAEPEQCQTVRFSDVGWTDITVTTATTSVVLEALGYKTHTTMISVPVTYKSLATGKDLDVFLGNWMPTMENDIKQYRDAGTVETVRANLENAKYTLAVPQALYDKGLKDFSDIPKFKKELDGKIYGIEPGNDGNRTIQSMIDKNAFGLKDAGFKIVQSSEAGMLSQVDRAQKRGEAIVFLGWEPHPMNTRFKMQYLTGGDEFFGPDFGKATVLTNTRKGYVEECSNVGQLLKNLSFELKDESTMMGYVLDDKMKPDAAAKKWLKDNPGKLDTWLAGVTTVDGKPGLEAAKAKLAQ, from the coding sequence ATGAAAGGTTCACCCTCGCTGTTGCTGGTTGCGTTGCTTAGCGCTCCGCTGCTGGCCCAGGCCGCCGAACCCGAGCAGTGCCAGACGGTACGCTTCTCCGATGTCGGCTGGACCGACATCACCGTCACCACGGCCACTACCAGCGTCGTGCTCGAAGCCCTGGGCTACAAGACCCACACCACGATGATCTCGGTGCCGGTGACCTACAAGTCGCTGGCCACCGGCAAGGACCTGGACGTGTTTCTCGGCAACTGGATGCCGACCATGGAGAACGACATCAAGCAATACCGCGACGCCGGCACCGTAGAAACCGTGCGCGCCAACCTGGAGAACGCCAAGTACACCCTGGCCGTGCCCCAGGCGCTGTATGACAAGGGGCTGAAGGATTTCAGCGACATTCCCAAGTTCAAGAAGGAACTGGACGGCAAGATCTACGGCATCGAGCCCGGCAACGATGGCAACCGCACCATCCAGAGCATGATCGACAAGAACGCCTTCGGCCTGAAGGACGCCGGGTTCAAGATCGTCCAGTCCAGCGAGGCCGGCATGCTGTCCCAGGTCGACCGCGCGCAGAAACGGGGCGAGGCGATCGTGTTCCTGGGCTGGGAGCCACACCCGATGAACACCCGCTTCAAGATGCAGTACCTCACCGGCGGGGACGAGTTCTTCGGGCCGGACTTCGGCAAGGCCACCGTGCTCACCAATACCCGCAAGGGCTACGTGGAGGAATGCAGCAACGTCGGCCAACTGCTGAAGAACCTGTCGTTCGAGCTCAAGGATGAAAGCACCATGATGGGCTATGTCCTGGACGACAAGATGAAGCCCGACGCCGCCGCCAAGAAGTGGCTCAAGGACAACCCCGGCAAGCTCGATACCTGGCTCGCTGGCGTTACCACCGTGGACGGCAAACCCGGCCTTGAGGCGGCCAAGGCCAAGCTCGCGCAATAA
- a CDS encoding L-serine ammonia-lyase: MAISVFDLFKIGVGPSSSHTVGPMRAGAMFVQGLRERGELERVKRIEVRLYGSLSATGVGHGTDNATIMGLMGEWPDAIDPTQIVPRIADLRETDTLLLDNRLPIEFVWARDMLLLDENLPYHPNAMTLVAEGEQGELHRDTYYSVGGGFVVDAAQAASGVLDADQTVLPYDFDSAAELLRLCKQNDLSVSQLMMANEKVWRSEEEIRAGLYKLWDAMQECVANGLKYEGTLPGGLNVRRRAAKLHRSLQEIGKPNVIGSTMSAMEWVNLFALAVNEENAAGGRMVTAPTNGAAGIIPAVLHYYMRFSDAVDESSVVDFFLGAAAVGILCKKNASISGAEVGCQGEVGSACAMAAAGLAEVLGATPPQVENAAEIALEHNLGLTCDPVGGLVQVPCIERNAIAAVKAINAVQMALRGDGEHFISLDQVIRTMRDTGADMHDKYKETSRGGLAVSAIEC, translated from the coding sequence ATGGCCATCAGCGTGTTCGACCTGTTCAAGATCGGTGTGGGGCCTTCCAGCTCGCACACCGTGGGGCCCATGCGGGCCGGGGCGATGTTCGTCCAGGGGCTGCGCGAGCGCGGCGAGCTGGAACGGGTCAAGCGGATCGAGGTGCGCCTGTATGGCTCGCTGTCGGCCACCGGCGTCGGTCACGGGACCGACAACGCCACTATCATGGGCCTGATGGGCGAATGGCCCGACGCCATCGACCCCACGCAGATCGTCCCGCGTATCGCCGACCTGCGTGAAACCGACACCCTGCTGCTGGATAACCGCTTGCCCATCGAGTTCGTCTGGGCCCGCGACATGCTGCTGCTGGACGAGAACCTGCCGTATCACCCCAATGCCATGACCCTGGTCGCCGAGGGCGAGCAGGGCGAGCTGCACCGCGACACCTACTACTCGGTCGGTGGCGGCTTCGTGGTCGACGCGGCGCAGGCCGCCAGCGGGGTGTTGGACGCCGATCAGACGGTGCTGCCGTACGACTTCGACAGCGCTGCCGAGTTACTGCGCCTGTGCAAGCAAAACGACCTCAGCGTGTCGCAATTGATGATGGCCAACGAGAAGGTCTGGCGCAGCGAAGAAGAGATCCGCGCAGGTCTCTACAAGCTCTGGGACGCCATGCAGGAGTGCGTCGCCAACGGCCTCAAGTACGAAGGCACGCTGCCCGGCGGGCTCAACGTGCGCCGCCGCGCTGCCAAGCTGCACCGCAGCCTGCAGGAGATCGGCAAGCCCAACGTCATCGGCTCGACCATGAGCGCGATGGAGTGGGTCAACCTGTTCGCCCTGGCGGTCAACGAAGAAAATGCCGCTGGCGGGCGCATGGTCACCGCGCCCACCAATGGCGCGGCCGGCATCATCCCGGCGGTGCTGCACTACTACATGCGCTTCAGCGATGCGGTGGACGAGTCCAGCGTGGTCGACTTCTTCCTCGGTGCCGCCGCAGTGGGCATCCTGTGCAAGAAGAACGCCTCGATCTCCGGCGCCGAGGTCGGTTGCCAGGGCGAGGTCGGTTCGGCCTGCGCCATGGCTGCGGCGGGCCTCGCCGAAGTGTTGGGCGCCACGCCGCCGCAGGTGGAGAACGCCGCCGAGATCGCCCTGGAACATAACCTCGGGCTCACCTGCGACCCGGTCGGCGGCTTGGTCCAGGTGCCGTGCATCGAGCGCAACGCCATCGCTGCGGTGAAAGCCATCAACGCCGTCCAGATGGCCTTGCGTGGCGATGGCGAACACTTCATCTCCCTCGACCAGGTGATCCGTACCATGCGCGACACCGGTGCCGACATGCACGACAAGTACAAAGAGACCTCGCGCGGTGGCCTGGCGGTCAGCGCCATCGAGTGTTGA
- a CDS encoding GlxA family transcriptional regulator, which yields MTSYTSGNPTQNRTAPQSIGFLLLDNFTLISLASAVEPLRMANQLSGRELYRWHTLTADGGQVWASDGLQITPDAAMHNAPPIDTVIVCGGVGIQRSVTREHVTWLQAQARQSRRLGAVCTGSWALACAGLLDGFDCSVHWECLAAMQEAFPRVNMSTRLFTLDRNRFTSSGGTAPLDMMLHLISRDHGRELSAAISEMFVYERIRNEQDHQRVPLKHMLGTNQPKLQEIVALMEANLEEPIDLDELAVYVSVSRRQLERLFQKYLHCSPSRYYLKLRLIRARQLLKQTPMSIIEVASVCGFVSTPHFSKCYREYFGIPPRDERVGSNTAQQVAMMPIPQAMTLSPHSGPMAALSQARNESTFASVRL from the coding sequence ATGACGTCGTACACCTCCGGGAATCCAACCCAGAACCGCACAGCACCCCAGTCCATCGGGTTTCTTCTATTGGACAACTTCACCCTGATTTCCCTGGCATCGGCCGTCGAGCCGCTGCGCATGGCCAACCAGCTGTCCGGTCGCGAGCTGTACCGCTGGCACACGCTGACCGCCGATGGCGGCCAGGTGTGGGCCAGCGACGGCCTGCAGATCACCCCTGACGCGGCGATGCACAACGCGCCGCCCATCGACACCGTGATCGTCTGTGGCGGCGTCGGTATCCAGCGCAGCGTCACCCGCGAGCACGTCACCTGGTTGCAGGCCCAGGCCCGTCAGTCGCGCAGGCTTGGCGCAGTCTGCACCGGCAGTTGGGCATTGGCCTGTGCCGGCCTGCTCGATGGCTTCGATTGCAGCGTGCACTGGGAATGCCTGGCAGCCATGCAGGAGGCCTTCCCACGGGTCAACATGAGCACCCGCCTGTTCACCCTCGACCGCAACCGCTTCACAAGCTCCGGCGGCACCGCGCCGCTGGACATGATGCTACACCTGATCAGCCGCGATCATGGCCGCGAGTTGTCGGCGGCGATCTCCGAGATGTTCGTCTACGAGCGCATCCGCAACGAACAGGATCACCAGCGCGTGCCGCTCAAGCACATGCTCGGCACCAACCAGCCGAAGCTGCAGGAAATCGTCGCGCTGATGGAAGCCAACCTCGAAGAGCCGATCGACCTCGACGAGCTGGCGGTGTACGTGTCGGTGTCGCGCCGGCAGCTCGAGCGGCTGTTCCAGAAATACCTGCATTGCTCGCCATCGCGTTACTACCTGAAGCTGCGCCTGATCCGCGCGCGGCAGTTGCTCAAGCAGACGCCGATGTCGATCATCGAAGTGGCGTCGGTCTGCGGCTTCGTCTCCACGCCGCACTTCTCCAAGTGCTACCGCGAGTACTTCGGCATTCCGCCGCGTGATGAACGTGTGGGGTCCAATACCGCGCAGCAGGTGGCGATGATGCCGATTCCACAGGCCATGACCCTGTCGCCGCACAGTGGGCCGATGGCTGCCCTGAGCCAGGCGCGAAACGAATCGACGTTTGCCAGTGTAAGGCTTTAG
- a CDS encoding thioesterase family protein, protein MPALITYRTPVQEDWVDYNGHLRDAFYLLIFSYATDALMERIGLDADSRGQSGHSLFTLEAHINYLHEVKLGTEVWVQTQIIGFDRKRLHLYHSLHRSGFDEALSASEQMLLHVDLAGPRSTPFGEHSIALLQGLLDEQQGLPEPALVGRVMGLEAKK, encoded by the coding sequence ATGCCCGCTTTGATCACCTACCGTACCCCAGTCCAGGAGGACTGGGTCGACTACAACGGGCATCTGCGCGATGCCTTCTACCTGCTGATCTTCAGCTACGCCACCGATGCGCTGATGGAGCGCATCGGCCTGGATGCCGACAGCCGAGGGCAAAGCGGCCACTCGCTGTTCACCCTGGAGGCGCACATCAATTACCTGCATGAGGTGAAGTTGGGTACCGAAGTGTGGGTACAGACGCAGATCATCGGCTTCGACCGCAAGCGCCTGCACCTGTACCACAGCCTGCACCGGTCAGGGTTCGACGAGGCGCTGTCGGCCAGTGAGCAGATGTTGCTGCATGTGGATCTGGCGGGGCCACGGTCGACCCCGTTTGGCGAGCACAGCATCGCGCTACTCCAGGGTTTGCTGGATGAACAGCAGGGCTTGCCGGAGCCTGCGTTGGTTGGCCGGGTGATGGGACTGGAGGCAAAAAAATAG
- a CDS encoding L-carnitine dehydrogenase — MPFITEIKTFAALGSGVIGSGWVARALAHGLDVVAWDPAPGAEQALRKRIANAWPALEKQGLAPGASQDRLRFVATVEDCVRDADFIQESAPERLELKLDLHARISAAAKPDAIIGSSTSGLLPSEFYESASHPERCVVGHPFNPVYLLPLVEIVGGKRTAPEAIEAAKAIYTALGMRPLHVRKEVPGFIADRLLEALWREALHLVNDGVATTGEIDDAIRFGAGLRWSFMGTFLTYTLAGGDAGMRHFMSQFGPALKLPWTYLPAPELTDELIDDVVDGTSEQLGQHSIAALERYRDDTLLAVLDAVKTSKANHGMSFSD, encoded by the coding sequence ATGCCCTTCATCACCGAGATCAAGACCTTCGCCGCCCTGGGTAGCGGCGTCATCGGCAGCGGCTGGGTCGCCCGCGCCCTGGCCCATGGCCTGGACGTGGTCGCCTGGGACCCGGCACCGGGCGCTGAGCAGGCACTGCGCAAACGCATCGCCAATGCCTGGCCGGCCCTCGAAAAACAAGGCCTGGCGCCAGGCGCTTCGCAGGACCGATTGAGGTTCGTCGCCACGGTCGAAGACTGCGTGCGTGATGCCGACTTCATTCAGGAAAGCGCCCCCGAACGCCTGGAGCTGAAACTCGACCTGCATGCCCGCATCAGCGCCGCGGCCAAGCCCGATGCGATCATCGGCTCCAGCACCTCGGGCCTGTTGCCCAGCGAGTTCTACGAGTCGGCCAGCCACCCCGAGCGCTGCGTGGTCGGCCACCCGTTCAACCCGGTCTACCTGTTGCCACTGGTGGAAATCGTCGGCGGTAAGCGCACGGCCCCGGAGGCGATCGAGGCGGCGAAAGCCATCTATACAGCGCTCGGCATGCGCCCGCTGCACGTGCGCAAGGAAGTGCCCGGTTTCATCGCCGACCGCCTGCTCGAAGCGCTGTGGCGCGAAGCCCTGCACCTGGTCAACGACGGCGTGGCCACTACCGGCGAAATCGACGATGCGATTCGCTTCGGTGCGGGGCTGCGCTGGTCGTTCATGGGCACGTTCCTCACCTATACCCTGGCCGGTGGCGATGCCGGCATGCGTCACTTCATGTCGCAGTTCGGCCCGGCGCTGAAGCTGCCCTGGACCTACCTGCCCGCGCCTGAACTGACAGATGAGCTGATCGACGATGTGGTCGATGGCACCTCGGAGCAACTGGGCCAGCACAGTATCGCCGCACTGGAGCGCTATCGTGATGACACGCTGCTGGCGGTGCTGGACGCGGTGAAGACCAGCAAGGCCAACCACGGCATGTCGTTCAGCGACTGA
- a CDS encoding 3-keto-5-aminohexanoate cleavage protein — MNHDVIITCALTGAGDTVAKSHLVPVTPKQIAESAVEAAKAGATVVHCHVRDPETGRFSRDVALYREVMERIREADVDIIVNLTAGMGGDLEIGPGESPMAFGPGTDLIGPLERLAHVEALLPEICTLDCGTLNFGDGNAIYVSTPAQLRAGAKRITELGVKAELEIFDTGHLWFAKQMIKEGLLEDPLFQLCLGIPWGAPADTTTMKAMVDNLPANVTWAGFGIGRMQMPMAAQAVLLGGNVRVGLEDNLYLDRGVLASNGQLVERAAEIITRMGGRVLSPAEGREKMNLKRR; from the coding sequence ATGAACCACGACGTCATCATCACCTGCGCCCTCACCGGCGCTGGCGACACGGTCGCCAAGAGCCACCTGGTCCCGGTCACCCCCAAGCAGATCGCCGAATCCGCCGTCGAAGCCGCCAAGGCCGGCGCCACTGTCGTCCACTGCCACGTCCGCGATCCCGAGACGGGCCGTTTCAGCCGCGACGTGGCGCTGTACCGCGAAGTCATGGAGCGCATTCGCGAAGCCGACGTGGACATCATCGTCAACCTCACCGCCGGCATGGGCGGCGACCTGGAGATCGGCCCGGGCGAGTCGCCCATGGCGTTCGGCCCAGGCACCGACCTGATCGGCCCGCTGGAGCGCCTGGCCCACGTCGAGGCGCTGCTGCCTGAGATCTGCACCCTCGACTGCGGCACGCTCAATTTCGGCGACGGCAACGCCATCTATGTATCCACCCCGGCGCAACTACGCGCCGGCGCCAAGCGCATCACCGAACTGGGCGTGAAGGCCGAGCTGGAAATCTTCGACACCGGGCATCTGTGGTTCGCCAAGCAAATGATCAAGGAAGGCCTGCTCGAGGATCCACTGTTCCAGCTGTGCCTGGGCATCCCGTGGGGTGCGCCGGCCGACACCACCACCATGAAGGCCATGGTCGACAACCTGCCGGCAAACGTCACCTGGGCCGGCTTCGGCATCGGTCGCATGCAGATGCCGATGGCCGCCCAGGCGGTGCTGCTCGGCGGCAACGTGCGGGTCGGCCTGGAAGACAACCTGTACCTGGACCGTGGCGTGCTGGCCAGCAACGGCCAGTTGGTCGAGCGCGCCGCCGAGATCATCACCCGCATGGGGGGCCGCGTGCTCAGCCCGGCAGAAGGTCGGGAAAAGATGAACCTCAAGCGCCGCTGA
- the choX gene encoding choline ABC transporter substrate-binding protein: MHRFVRRSLLSLALSSTLVTPLFAAEPAECKNVRLGVVNWTDVIATSAMAQVLLDGLGYQTKQTSASQQIIFAGIRDKRLDMFLGYWNPIMTQTITPFVDAGQVKVLDKPSLEDARATLAVPKYLADKGLKTFADIHKFEKELGGKIYGIEPGSGANTQIKAMIDKNQFGLGKFQLVESSEAGMLAAVDRAVRRKQAVVFFGWAPHPMNVNIDMAYLGDSQDALGPDEGRATVWTVTAPDYAERCPNANRLLANLNFSAEDESRMMQPLLDHKDALESARQWLKDHPEDKARWLEGVTTFDGKPAAENLKLSAN, translated from the coding sequence ATGCACCGCTTTGTCCGCCGCAGCCTGCTGTCCCTTGCCCTGAGCAGCACCCTGGTCACCCCACTGTTCGCCGCCGAGCCGGCCGAATGCAAGAACGTCCGCTTGGGCGTGGTCAACTGGACCGACGTCATCGCCACCAGCGCCATGGCCCAGGTACTGCTCGACGGTCTTGGTTATCAGACCAAGCAGACCAGCGCCTCGCAGCAGATCATCTTCGCCGGTATCCGCGACAAGCGCCTGGACATGTTCCTGGGTTACTGGAACCCGATCATGACCCAGACCATCACCCCCTTCGTCGACGCAGGCCAGGTCAAGGTGCTCGACAAACCCAGCCTGGAGGACGCCCGCGCCACCCTCGCGGTGCCGAAATACCTGGCCGACAAGGGCCTGAAGACGTTCGCCGACATCCACAAGTTCGAGAAGGAGCTGGGCGGCAAGATCTACGGCATCGAGCCAGGCTCCGGTGCCAACACCCAGATCAAGGCGATGATCGACAAGAACCAGTTCGGTCTGGGCAAGTTCCAGCTGGTGGAGTCCAGCGAGGCCGGCATGCTCGCGGCAGTGGACCGCGCCGTGCGGCGCAAGCAGGCGGTGGTGTTCTTCGGCTGGGCGCCGCACCCGATGAACGTCAACATCGACATGGCCTACCTGGGCGATAGCCAGGACGCCCTGGGGCCGGACGAAGGGCGCGCCACGGTGTGGACGGTGACCGCCCCGGACTATGCCGAACGCTGCCCCAATGCCAACCGCCTGCTGGCCAACCTGAACTTCAGTGCCGAGGACGAGAGCCGAATGATGCAGCCGTTGCTCGACCACAAAGATGCGCTGGAATCGGCGCGCCAATGGCTCAAGGACCACCCTGAAGACAAGGCTCGCTGGCTTGAGGGTGTGACCACCTTCGACGGCAAGCCGGCGGCCGAGAACCTCAAGCTCAGCGCCAACTGA